The following are from one region of the Terriglobia bacterium genome:
- a CDS encoding ADOP family duplicated permease, translating into MRRLLFLFRRGGVEKQLDKELSFHLEQQIKSYIASGMTPEEARRKARLDFGGLEQIKEDCRDVRPGRWIQDIGRDLRFSAQMMQRSPGFTLLAVLTLGAALAVAAVMFSIVDGVLLKPLPFDNPDLLVRLTPRGRFSSSEFVDSVKASQSIDTIVAVTDRSGILAGRSYPERINATEVTPGFFTLFGAKLVLGRGLDETAAASSAGSEVVLNEALWKRRYGGDKSLIGQSVTIDGRPYTVVGVLGAVYCSTPFEEMFSNSDCWLPRALDPEALDLFSVLWVGRMAKGTTLKQAQAEMDVIVRRTNNALAGPIPPSILIRSLQEMMVENVRRPLWILFLAVISVLLIAAANIAAVLLSRAAVRRKEMAIRSASGASRWRMIRQLLTECVLLCLLGGAFGLLLATFLKNAITSTAPPLFLPPVNEIELDLRTFCFTLLSALLIGLLCAIIPSLRATEGRMAEALSEGALVPGGRNRGRLGKGLVSAQIALALMLLVVAGLAIRTYARSVWGGLGYDPSNVLMVDPRPPAYKAEYRGPNSRAAYARFYESVLERFRRIPGVEHIAMGPFRGNVIGRFEIDGRRQSISIAAPTQDYFQTLRVPLISGRLLQPSDSADAPPIAVINQAAAQKFWPGANPVGRRISTVPRGKAGISRQIQIVGVVGDMRKSGDEITSAVVYVPKAQAENQPVSEEMLVRSKLNLENLMTELRTALQEFDKDASFGEIITVKQYVAHLYSPRTFSLFLITLFGGLAFVLATIGIYGTIAYSVSRRTHEIGIRMAVGAQRIHVLKLILKQGLAMLLIGEIVGLAGTLVLSRLLSRGLLAFFLGIDEFDVFAVLVVSLSWAVVSVVACCIPALRATRINPLQALRYE; encoded by the coding sequence ATGCGCCGTCTTTTGTTTCTCTTTCGAAGGGGGGGTGTGGAAAAACAGCTGGACAAGGAATTGTCCTTTCACTTGGAACAGCAGATTAAGAGCTACATCGCATCGGGGATGACTCCCGAGGAGGCCCGCCGCAAGGCCAGACTCGATTTCGGTGGCCTGGAACAGATCAAGGAAGATTGCCGCGATGTGCGGCCTGGACGCTGGATCCAGGACATCGGCCGCGATCTTCGCTTCAGCGCCCAGATGATGCAGCGCAGTCCGGGATTTACGCTGCTGGCGGTGCTGACCTTGGGCGCAGCTCTGGCCGTGGCCGCCGTGATGTTCAGCATAGTCGACGGCGTGCTGCTGAAACCTCTCCCGTTCGATAACCCGGATCTGCTTGTCCGCTTGACGCCGAGAGGCAGGTTTTCATCGTCGGAGTTCGTGGACTCCGTAAAGGCAAGTCAGTCGATCGACACAATTGTCGCCGTGACCGACAGAAGTGGGATTCTCGCCGGCAGGAGCTATCCCGAGCGAATAAACGCGACAGAAGTGACTCCCGGATTTTTCACTCTGTTCGGAGCCAAACTTGTACTGGGAAGGGGACTGGATGAAACGGCTGCCGCTAGCTCCGCCGGCTCTGAAGTCGTGCTGAACGAGGCACTATGGAAGCGGCGGTATGGCGGGGACAAAAGCCTGATCGGCCAGAGCGTCACCATCGACGGCCGCCCATATACCGTTGTCGGGGTATTGGGCGCAGTGTACTGCTCGACTCCATTTGAGGAGATGTTCTCTAACAGCGATTGTTGGTTGCCTCGCGCACTTGATCCAGAGGCACTCGACCTATTCTCGGTCCTTTGGGTCGGGCGCATGGCCAAAGGCACTACGTTGAAGCAAGCACAAGCGGAAATGGATGTGATCGTCAGGCGAACCAACAACGCGCTGGCTGGTCCAATTCCCCCGAGCATCCTGATCCGCTCGCTCCAGGAGATGATGGTTGAAAACGTGCGCCGGCCGCTGTGGATCCTCTTCCTTGCGGTCATATCGGTGCTTCTGATTGCCGCAGCCAACATCGCCGCGGTGCTGCTGTCGCGCGCCGCCGTGCGCAGAAAGGAAATGGCCATCCGGTCCGCGTCCGGAGCCTCGCGCTGGCGCATGATAAGACAGCTACTAACGGAATGCGTTCTCCTCTGCCTGCTGGGTGGAGCTTTCGGACTGCTGCTTGCCACCTTCTTGAAAAATGCCATTACTTCAACCGCCCCGCCGTTGTTTCTTCCGCCGGTAAACGAAATCGAGCTCGATCTGAGAACGTTTTGTTTCACTCTGTTGTCCGCCTTGTTGATCGGGCTCTTGTGCGCGATCATCCCTTCTTTGCGCGCCACCGAAGGCCGCATGGCGGAGGCGCTCTCGGAGGGGGCCCTGGTTCCCGGAGGCCGGAACCGCGGCCGGCTCGGCAAGGGGCTCGTGAGCGCACAAATTGCCCTGGCTCTGATGCTGCTCGTCGTAGCCGGCCTTGCAATACGCACATATGCACGGTCGGTTTGGGGAGGATTGGGCTACGATCCCTCCAATGTCCTTATGGTGGACCCTCGGCCGCCGGCCTATAAGGCCGAATATCGCGGGCCTAATTCAAGGGCTGCCTATGCCAGATTCTACGAGTCCGTGCTCGAACGGTTCCGCAGGATTCCAGGCGTGGAGCATATAGCTATGGGTCCATTTCGCGGGAATGTAATCGGGAGGTTTGAGATAGACGGGAGGAGGCAATCCATCTCTATAGCCGCGCCAACCCAGGACTATTTTCAAACCCTCAGGGTTCCCTTGATTTCCGGGCGCTTATTGCAGCCGTCCGACTCAGCCGATGCGCCTCCTATCGCCGTTATCAACCAGGCGGCTGCGCAGAAATTCTGGCCGGGTGCGAATCCTGTGGGGAGGCGGATCTCGACGGTGCCGCGCGGTAAAGCAGGAATTTCACGGCAGATTCAGATCGTAGGCGTGGTCGGTGATATGAGGAAATCCGGCGATGAGATTACGTCTGCCGTCGTGTATGTCCCAAAGGCCCAGGCTGAAAATCAGCCTGTCTCTGAGGAGATGTTGGTGCGCTCGAAACTGAACCTTGAAAACCTGATGACAGAACTGCGAACCGCCCTTCAGGAATTCGATAAGGATGCTTCCTTTGGTGAGATCATCACTGTGAAACAATACGTGGCCCACCTATATTCTCCTAGGACATTCTCCCTGTTCCTGATTACGCTTTTCGGTGGTCTCGCATTTGTTCTGGCTACGATTGGGATCTATGGCACTATCGCGTATTCGGTATCCCGGCGCACGCATGAGATCGGCATCCGCATGGCCGTCGGCGCTCAGCGGATCCATGTGCTCAAGCTCATCCTGAAGCAGGGGCTTGCGATGCTGCTGATCGGCGAAATCGTGGGACTGGCCGGTACTCTGGTATTGAGCAGGCTTCTGTCCCGGGGGCTCCTAGCATTCTTTTTGGGAATCGACGAGTTTGACGTCTTTGCCGTTCTCGTCGTGTCATTGTCCTGGGCTGTCGTGTCAGTTGTGGCCTGCTGCATTCCTGCCCTGCGCGCCACCCGCATCAACCCGCTTCAGGCTTTGCGATACGAATGA
- a CDS encoding PadR family transcriptional regulator translates to MNSEKSDLLQGTLDMLVLKIVALGPIHGYAISQRIQQISQDVLQVQQGSLYPALHRLENRRWLQAEWHDSETGREAKYYSLTKAGRKQLELEKMNWNRLSDAIELILQTAE, encoded by the coding sequence ATGAATTCAGAAAAATCGGATCTCCTGCAGGGGACCTTGGACATGCTGGTTCTCAAGATCGTCGCCCTCGGACCGATTCACGGGTACGCGATCTCACAAAGAATTCAGCAGATCTCCCAGGACGTGCTTCAGGTTCAGCAAGGCTCGCTTTATCCGGCGTTGCACCGTCTCGAGAATCGACGATGGCTCCAGGCGGAATGGCACGACTCCGAAACGGGGCGAGAGGCGAAGTATTATTCCCTCACCAAAGCCGGCCGCAAGCAGCTCGAGCTGGAAAAGATGAACTGGAATCGCCTTTCGGATGCCATTGAACTGATCCTCCAGACCGCCGAATAG